The proteins below are encoded in one region of Sinorhizobium meliloti:
- a CDS encoding LacI family DNA-binding transcriptional regulator: MSVSTVSKALNDNGRMAADTRERIKNLAAEIGFRPNALARGLLSNRSFTVGLLTNDTYGRFTLPVMAGVSEALVDHGVSVFLCAIEDDPALGKIHVDAMLDKQVDGIIATGKRVDRSLPVDLAGLPVPVVYAFTKGEPGSVTLTSDDGHGARLAAERLKKMGRKRLLHITGPLEFTSAVERAEAFRAVAGGGAPVLHGVWSEAWGHEAIDRIWNTGGERPDGIFCGNDQIARGVVDALRERGVRVPEDVSVIGFDNWEIMAAQTRPPLTTVDMNLKELGREAGLMVLALAEGRTIEPGLRKLPCRLVVRDSCGGVGRQN, from the coding sequence GTGAGCGTTTCGACCGTTTCGAAGGCTCTCAACGACAATGGTCGCATGGCTGCCGACACGCGCGAGCGGATCAAGAATCTCGCGGCGGAGATCGGCTTCCGGCCGAACGCGCTAGCGCGGGGGCTCTTGAGCAACCGCAGTTTCACCGTAGGCCTTCTGACGAACGACACCTATGGGCGCTTCACGCTGCCGGTCATGGCCGGGGTTTCGGAAGCACTGGTGGATCATGGAGTATCGGTCTTCCTGTGCGCCATAGAGGACGACCCGGCGCTTGGGAAAATTCATGTCGACGCCATGCTGGACAAGCAGGTGGACGGCATCATCGCGACAGGCAAGCGGGTCGACAGGTCTCTCCCGGTCGATCTCGCCGGCCTGCCGGTGCCGGTCGTCTATGCTTTCACCAAGGGCGAGCCCGGCAGCGTGACGCTGACTTCCGACGACGGTCACGGTGCGAGGCTGGCGGCGGAACGGCTGAAGAAGATGGGCCGCAAGCGGTTGTTGCACATCACGGGCCCGCTGGAATTCACCTCCGCGGTCGAGCGCGCCGAGGCATTTCGGGCCGTTGCGGGCGGTGGGGCGCCGGTCCTGCATGGAGTCTGGTCGGAGGCCTGGGGTCACGAGGCGATCGACCGCATCTGGAATACGGGCGGCGAAAGGCCCGACGGCATCTTCTGCGGCAACGACCAGATCGCCCGGGGCGTGGTCGATGCGCTGCGCGAACGCGGCGTGAGGGTGCCGGAGGATGTCTCCGTCATCGGTTTCGACAATTGGGAGATCATGGCGGCGCAGACGCGGCCGCCGCTGACGACCGTCGACATGAACCTGAAGGAGCTTGGGCGGGAGGCCGGGCTGATGGTGCTCGCGCTTGCGGAGGGCCGGACGATCGAGCCCGGCCTGCGCAAGCTGCCCTGCAGGCTTGTCGTACGGGACTCCTGCGGAGGCGTGGGACGACAGAACTGA
- a CDS encoding saccharopine dehydrogenase family protein → MKKNVLIIGAGGVAQVVAHKCAQNSDVLGDIHIASRTVDKCRKIVESVREKKSLKTEVKLEAHALDALDVEATKALIVSTGSQIVINVGSAFVNMSVLRACMDTGVAYMDTAIHEEPNKICETPPWYGNYEWKRAAECKEKGITAILGVGFDPGVVNAYARLAKDEYFDKITDVDIVDINAGNHGKYFATNFDPEINFREFTGVVYSWQKGAWQTNRMFEVGKEFDLPVVGKRQAYMTGHDEVHSLSKNMDGADVRFWMGFGDHYINVFTVLKNLGLLSEQPVKTAEGLEVVPLKVVKAVLPDPASLAPGYEGKTCIGDFVKGLKDGREREVFIYNVADHRQAYEEVGSQGISYTAGVPPVAAAMLIASGEWDARQMANVEELPPRPFLDILNRIGLPTRIKDEQGDRPLSFS, encoded by the coding sequence ATGAAAAAGAACGTTCTCATCATCGGCGCCGGTGGCGTGGCACAGGTCGTGGCGCACAAATGCGCCCAGAACAGCGATGTATTGGGAGATATTCATATTGCCTCACGCACGGTCGACAAGTGCCGCAAGATCGTCGAGTCCGTACGCGAAAAGAAGAGCCTGAAGACCGAGGTGAAGCTGGAGGCGCATGCGCTCGATGCGCTCGACGTCGAGGCGACGAAGGCGCTCATCGTCAGCACCGGCTCTCAGATCGTGATCAATGTCGGCTCCGCCTTCGTCAACATGTCGGTGCTACGCGCCTGCATGGACACGGGTGTGGCCTATATGGACACGGCGATCCATGAGGAGCCGAACAAGATCTGCGAAACGCCGCCGTGGTACGGGAACTATGAATGGAAGCGCGCCGCCGAGTGCAAGGAGAAGGGCATCACCGCCATTCTCGGCGTCGGCTTCGACCCGGGCGTGGTCAATGCCTATGCCCGTCTCGCCAAGGACGAATATTTCGACAAGATCACGGATGTCGACATCGTCGATATCAATGCCGGCAACCACGGCAAGTATTTCGCCACCAACTTCGATCCGGAGATCAACTTTCGCGAATTTACCGGCGTCGTCTATTCTTGGCAGAAGGGTGCCTGGCAGACGAACCGGATGTTCGAGGTCGGCAAGGAGTTCGACCTGCCCGTCGTGGGCAAGCGCCAGGCCTATATGACCGGCCATGACGAGGTTCACTCGCTGTCGAAGAACATGGACGGGGCCGATGTGCGCTTCTGGATGGGCTTTGGCGACCATTACATCAACGTCTTCACGGTTCTGAAGAACCTGGGCCTCCTGTCCGAGCAGCCGGTCAAGACCGCCGAGGGCCTCGAAGTCGTGCCGCTGAAGGTGGTAAAGGCGGTCCTGCCCGACCCGGCGTCGCTCGCGCCTGGCTACGAGGGCAAGACCTGCATCGGCGATTTCGTCAAGGGCCTGAAGGACGGCAGGGAACGCGAGGTGTTCATCTACAACGTCGCCGACCACAGGCAAGCCTATGAAGAAGTGGGCTCGCAGGGCATCTCCTACACGGCCGGCGTTCCGCCGGTGGCGGCCGCCATGCTGATCGCCAGCGGCGAGTGGGACGCCAGGCAGATGGCGAATGTGGAAGAACTGCCCCCGCGGCCGTTCCTCGATATCCTCAACCGGATCGGCCTGCCGACCCGCATCAAGGATGAACAGGGCGATCGGCCGCTCAGTTTCTCCTGA
- the nspC gene encoding carboxynorspermidine decarboxylase, which yields MIETPYYLIDKAKLTRNMERIAHVREKSGAKALLALKCFATWSVFDLMRDYMDGTTSSSLFEVRLGRERFGKETHAYSVAYGDNEIDEVVSHADKIIFNSISQLERFADKAAGIARGLRLNPQVSSSSFDLADPARPFSRLGEWDVAKVERVMDRINGFMIHNNCENKDFGLFDRMLGEIEERFGALIARVDWVSLGGGIHFTGDDYPVDAFSARLRAFSDRYGVQIYLEPGEASITKSTTLEVTVLDTLYNGKNLAIVDSSIEAHMLDLLIYRETAKVLPNEGSHSYMICGKSCLAGDVFGEFRFAEELKVGDRISFQDAAGYTMVKKNWFNGVKMPAIAIRELDGSVRTVREFTYADYEQSLS from the coding sequence TTGATCGAGACCCCATACTACCTCATCGACAAAGCCAAGCTTACCCGCAACATGGAAAGGATCGCCCATGTGCGCGAGAAATCCGGCGCCAAGGCTTTGCTGGCGCTGAAGTGCTTCGCCACCTGGTCGGTTTTCGACCTCATGCGCGACTATATGGACGGCACCACGTCGTCCTCGCTCTTCGAGGTGAGGCTCGGCCGCGAGCGGTTCGGCAAGGAAACCCATGCCTATAGTGTCGCCTATGGTGACAACGAGATCGACGAAGTGGTCTCTCACGCCGACAAGATCATCTTCAACTCGATCTCGCAGTTGGAGCGTTTTGCCGACAAGGCGGCGGGCATCGCGCGCGGACTGCGACTCAACCCTCAGGTGAGTTCCTCGAGCTTCGATCTCGCCGATCCCGCGCGTCCCTTCAGCCGCCTCGGCGAGTGGGACGTGGCGAAGGTCGAGCGCGTCATGGACCGGATCAACGGCTTCATGATCCACAACAATTGCGAGAACAAGGATTTCGGCCTCTTCGACCGGATGCTCGGCGAGATCGAGGAAAGGTTCGGCGCGCTCATCGCCCGCGTCGATTGGGTCAGCCTCGGCGGCGGCATCCACTTCACCGGGGACGACTATCCGGTCGACGCCTTTTCGGCGCGCCTCAGGGCATTTTCCGACCGCTACGGCGTTCAGATCTATCTGGAGCCGGGCGAAGCTTCGATCACGAAGAGCACGACGCTGGAAGTGACGGTGCTCGACACGCTCTACAACGGCAAGAATCTCGCCATCGTCGACAGTTCGATCGAGGCGCATATGCTGGACTTGTTGATCTATCGCGAGACCGCCAAGGTTTTGCCGAACGAGGGGTCGCATAGCTACATGATCTGCGGCAAGTCCTGCCTCGCCGGCGACGTCTTCGGCGAGTTCCGCTTCGCCGAAGAGCTTAAGGTCGGCGACCGCATCTCGTTTCAGGACGCCGCCGGTTACACGATGGTCAAGAAGAACTGGTTCAACGGCGTGAAGATGCCGGCGATCGCCATCAGGGAACTTGACGGAAGCGTCAGGACCGTCCGCGAATTCACCTACGCGGACTACGAGCAGAGCCTCTCCTGA
- a CDS encoding 3-hydroxyacyl-CoA dehydrogenase family protein, with product MPLSIVHRGGIAVVATGNPLRYVFHAERAARRPPALAGIEPRPIRSAAVIGGGTMGTGIAAALLHAGLPLVLVERDEAAVERALARLRTIFDGAVKRGRISAGLAAERLAGVTGSTDYTAIAEADLIIEAVFEDLDVKRDVFRRLAAVCRADAILATNTSYLNPERIAADIGSRERFLGLHFFSPAQVMKLLEIVPTQATAPDVLATGFALARMLNKIPVRAGISDGFIGNRILKVTRAQAERLLLSGATPAAVDAALRAFGLPMGPFEAQDLGGLDIAAFQRGAARARGETTFAPVADRLSAIERFGQKSGGGWYDYAPGDRTPRPSATVARIIAEEARGWPRRDWGEASIVGCVLWPMVNEAARILEDGTALRASDIDLVEIHGYGFPRWRGGLMHHAEAHGLHKVAGELSALAEAGLADPPCDPLLRAASRGSFL from the coding sequence GTGCCCCTCAGCATCGTGCATAGAGGCGGGATCGCCGTCGTCGCCACCGGCAATCCCCTGCGCTACGTTTTTCACGCCGAGCGCGCCGCACGGCGCCCACCGGCGCTTGCCGGCATCGAGCCGCGCCCGATCCGTTCGGCGGCGGTGATCGGCGGCGGCACCATGGGAACCGGCATCGCCGCGGCGCTGCTTCACGCCGGTCTTCCGCTCGTCCTGGTCGAGCGTGACGAGGCGGCGGTGGAACGGGCGCTTGCCAGGCTGCGCACAATCTTCGACGGGGCGGTGAAACGCGGGCGCATCTCCGCCGGGCTTGCGGCCGAGCGCCTTGCAGGCGTCACGGGCTCGACGGATTATACCGCGATCGCGGAGGCGGATCTGATCATCGAGGCGGTCTTCGAGGATTTGGACGTGAAGCGCGATGTCTTTCGAAGGCTCGCCGCCGTCTGTCGCGCTGACGCCATTCTCGCGACGAACACATCCTATCTCAATCCCGAACGGATCGCCGCGGACATCGGGAGCCGGGAGCGGTTTCTCGGGCTGCATTTCTTCAGCCCGGCGCAGGTGATGAAGCTTCTCGAAATCGTGCCCACGCAAGCGACGGCGCCCGACGTGTTGGCGACCGGTTTCGCGCTGGCGCGGATGCTCAACAAAATCCCCGTACGCGCGGGTATCTCGGACGGTTTCATCGGCAACCGGATTCTCAAGGTGACGCGGGCCCAGGCCGAGCGGCTGCTGCTCAGCGGCGCGACACCGGCCGCCGTCGATGCCGCCCTGCGCGCCTTCGGGCTGCCGATGGGACCATTCGAGGCGCAAGACCTCGGCGGGCTGGATATCGCCGCCTTCCAGCGCGGTGCCGCCCGCGCCCGCGGCGAGACGACTTTTGCGCCGGTTGCCGATCGCCTCTCGGCGATCGAGCGCTTCGGGCAGAAGAGCGGCGGCGGCTGGTACGACTACGCGCCGGGCGACCGCACGCCACGGCCCTCCGCGACGGTCGCCCGCATCATCGCGGAGGAGGCTCGGGGCTGGCCCCGGCGCGATTGGGGCGAGGCGTCCATCGTCGGCTGCGTCCTCTGGCCGATGGTGAACGAGGCTGCGCGGATTCTCGAAGATGGAACGGCTCTGAGGGCTTCCGATATCGATCTCGTGGAGATCCACGGCTACGGCTTTCCACGCTGGCGGGGCGGGCTGATGCATCATGCCGAGGCGCACGGGCTTCACAAGGTCGCGGGGGAGCTGAGTGCGCTTGCGGAGGCGGGGCTCGCCGATCCCCCTTGCGATCCGCTGCTCCGGGCTGCCTCGCGAGGCAGCTTCCTTTGA
- the paaG gene encoding 2-(1,2-epoxy-1,2-dihydrophenyl)acetyl-CoA isomerase PaaG, with the protein MPDSDTVLSALEAGVLRLTLNRPDKLNAFNEEMHLALRAGFERARSDDDVRAVMLTGAGRGFSAGQDLGDRDPRKGGAPDLGRTIETFYNPLLKLIRSLEKPVVCAVNGVAAGAGANIAFACDITLAARSARFIQAFAKIGLVPDSGGTWSLPRLVGEARAKALAMTAEPLDAETAASWGLIWRAVDDAALMDEASALAVRLAAGPTRGLGLTKRAIQAAATHSFDEQLDLERDLQREAGRSADYAEGVTAFLDKRNPEFRGR; encoded by the coding sequence ATGCCCGATTCCGACACCGTACTGTCGGCGCTTGAGGCCGGCGTCTTGCGCCTGACGCTCAACCGGCCCGACAAGCTCAACGCCTTCAACGAGGAAATGCATCTCGCACTGCGCGCCGGCTTCGAGCGCGCCCGTTCGGACGACGATGTGCGTGCCGTGATGCTGACGGGAGCGGGGCGCGGCTTTTCCGCGGGCCAGGACCTCGGCGACCGCGATCCCCGCAAGGGCGGCGCACCGGACCTCGGTCGCACGATCGAAACCTTTTACAACCCGCTCCTGAAGCTGATCCGAAGCCTGGAGAAACCGGTCGTCTGCGCCGTCAACGGAGTTGCCGCGGGGGCCGGCGCCAACATCGCGTTTGCCTGCGACATCACGCTTGCCGCCCGTTCCGCCCGCTTCATCCAGGCCTTCGCGAAAATCGGACTGGTGCCCGATTCCGGCGGAACCTGGAGCCTGCCGCGGCTCGTCGGCGAAGCGCGCGCCAAGGCGCTGGCGATGACGGCCGAACCGCTGGACGCGGAGACGGCAGCGAGCTGGGGCCTGATCTGGCGCGCCGTCGACGACGCGGCGCTGATGGACGAGGCCTCCGCGCTCGCCGTTCGGCTCGCTGCCGGGCCGACCAGGGGGCTCGGTCTGACCAAGCGCGCGATCCAGGCCGCCGCCACCCATTCCTTCGACGAACAGCTCGACCTCGAACGCGACCTGCAGCGCGAAGCCGGCCGCAGCGCCGACTATGCAGAGGGCGTGACAGCCTTCCTCGACAAACGCAACCCGGAATTCAGGGGTCGGTGA
- a CDS encoding acyl-CoA thioesterase: MTEQETRHLVMTVLMTPDMANFSGKVHGGALLNLLDRVAFSCASRFSKQYAVTLSVDQVIFKEPIHVGELVTCRAAINYAGRTSMEVGIRVEAENIRAGTRRHTNSCYFTMVAVDDAGRPVTVPEYHPETATEKRRHQAAELRRTLRREFAHRLKTVAETGRDVGE; encoded by the coding sequence ATGACGGAGCAGGAGACGCGGCATCTGGTGATGACCGTTCTGATGACGCCGGACATGGCGAATTTCAGCGGCAAGGTGCATGGCGGCGCGCTTTTGAACCTGCTCGACCGGGTGGCCTTCTCCTGCGCGTCGCGCTTTTCCAAGCAATATGCGGTGACGCTCTCCGTGGACCAGGTGATCTTCAAGGAGCCGATCCATGTCGGCGAACTCGTCACCTGCCGCGCGGCCATCAACTATGCCGGCCGCACCTCGATGGAGGTCGGAATAAGGGTGGAGGCGGAAAACATCCGGGCGGGCACGCGGCGGCACACCAATTCCTGCTATTTCACGATGGTCGCCGTCGACGATGCGGGCCGGCCCGTCACGGTTCCGGAGTACCACCCGGAGACGGCAACCGAAAAACGCCGCCACCAGGCGGCCGAGCTGCGCCGCACACTTCGGCGGGAATTCGCCCATCGGCTGAAGACGGTCGCCGAAACGGGGCGGGATGTTGGGGAGTAG
- the paaZ gene encoding phenylacetic acid degradation bifunctional protein PaaZ, which produces MNVVADRPRRLESYIAGAWMRGSKDGVTLCDAATGAPVALVDSSGIDFAAALAYGREKGGPALRRMSFHERAMMLKALAQALMERKEEFYALSTATGATRPDSWIDIEGGIGTLFSYASKGRRELPNSHVLLDGDVEALSRDGTFSAQHILTPRQGIAVHINAFNFPCWGMLEKLAPTLLAGMPAIVKPASQTAYLAELVVRRIVDTGLLPEGALQLVCGSPGNLLDHVGDQDVVTFTGSATTGRKLKTHPAIVGNSVRFTMEADSLNAAVLGLDAAPGAEEFGLFVREVAREMTSKAGQKCTAIRRVIAPRAHCDALITALGERLAKVPLGDPADENVRMGPLASRDQREEVRARILDLTTDAEIVAGDPARPQLVSGDAEAGAFLNPVLLYCDSPDAARSVHDVEAFGPVSTVMPYDTAEEAVDLVRRGRGSLVTSVFTNDPDIARELVIGMAPFHGRVMIGNRLSAKSSTGHGSPLPGLVHGGPGRAGGGEELGGMRGVRHYMQRTAVQGAPGLVAAVTGRWMEGAPARSGGEHPFRKSLAELRVGDQIVTETRTVTLEDIEHFAEFTGDTFYAHMDEEAARANPFFDGRVAHGYLVVSLAAGLFVDPAPGPVLANYGVDGLRFLTPVYPGDALQVRLTCKEISPRINSDYGEVRWDCRVTNQTGATVAQYDVLTMVAKTGSGEE; this is translated from the coding sequence ATGAACGTAGTGGCGGACCGGCCGCGCCGGCTCGAAAGCTATATCGCCGGCGCCTGGATGCGCGGATCGAAGGACGGCGTGACCCTTTGCGACGCTGCGACCGGCGCGCCGGTGGCGCTCGTCGATTCCAGCGGCATCGATTTCGCTGCTGCGCTTGCCTATGGACGCGAAAAGGGCGGGCCGGCGCTCCGCCGCATGTCGTTCCACGAACGGGCGATGATGCTGAAGGCGCTTGCCCAGGCACTTATGGAGCGCAAGGAGGAATTCTATGCGCTGTCCACCGCCACCGGCGCCACGCGCCCGGACAGCTGGATCGATATCGAAGGCGGCATCGGCACGCTTTTCTCCTACGCCTCGAAGGGCAGGCGGGAACTGCCGAACAGCCATGTGCTCCTCGACGGCGACGTCGAGGCGCTGTCGCGCGATGGCACCTTTTCCGCCCAGCATATCCTGACGCCGCGTCAGGGCATCGCGGTGCACATCAATGCCTTCAACTTTCCCTGCTGGGGCATGCTCGAAAAGCTCGCGCCGACGCTGCTGGCGGGGATGCCTGCGATCGTCAAGCCTGCGAGCCAAACCGCCTATCTCGCCGAGCTGGTGGTACGGCGGATCGTCGACACCGGTTTGCTTCCGGAAGGGGCGCTCCAGCTCGTCTGCGGCTCCCCGGGCAATCTTCTGGATCATGTCGGCGACCAGGACGTGGTGACCTTCACCGGCTCGGCCACGACCGGGCGCAAGCTCAAGACCCATCCCGCGATCGTCGGTAATTCGGTGCGCTTCACCATGGAGGCCGACAGCCTCAATGCGGCGGTTCTCGGGCTCGATGCGGCCCCTGGAGCGGAGGAGTTCGGTCTTTTCGTCCGCGAAGTCGCCCGCGAGATGACGTCGAAGGCCGGGCAGAAATGCACGGCCATTCGCAGGGTGATCGCCCCGCGGGCCCATTGCGACGCGCTGATCACCGCTCTCGGCGAGCGGCTTGCCAAGGTTCCGCTCGGCGATCCCGCCGACGAGAACGTGCGGATGGGGCCGCTCGCAAGCCGTGATCAGCGCGAAGAGGTGAGGGCGCGCATCCTCGATCTCACCACGGATGCAGAGATCGTTGCGGGCGATCCGGCAAGACCGCAGCTTGTCTCCGGCGATGCGGAGGCGGGGGCTTTCCTCAATCCCGTTCTTCTCTATTGCGATAGTCCCGACGCAGCGCGGTCGGTTCACGACGTCGAGGCCTTCGGCCCCGTGAGCACGGTCATGCCCTATGATACGGCGGAAGAGGCGGTTGACCTCGTCAGGCGCGGAAGGGGGAGCCTCGTCACCTCCGTCTTCACCAATGATCCCGATATTGCGCGGGAGCTGGTGATCGGCATGGCGCCGTTCCACGGCCGCGTGATGATCGGCAACCGCCTGAGCGCGAAATCGTCGACCGGGCACGGCTCGCCCTTGCCGGGTCTCGTCCATGGCGGCCCCGGCCGGGCCGGCGGCGGCGAGGAACTGGGCGGCATGCGGGGCGTCAGGCACTACATGCAGCGCACGGCCGTCCAGGGCGCGCCGGGCCTCGTCGCTGCCGTCACCGGCCGCTGGATGGAGGGTGCGCCGGCGCGGTCCGGGGGCGAGCACCCCTTCCGCAAGTCGCTCGCCGAGCTGCGGGTCGGCGACCAGATCGTCACGGAGACGCGCACCGTTACGCTCGAAGACATCGAGCACTTCGCCGAATTTACCGGCGATACCTTCTACGCGCATATGGACGAGGAGGCCGCACGCGCCAATCCGTTCTTCGACGGCCGGGTCGCGCATGGCTATCTCGTCGTCTCTCTGGCCGCCGGTCTCTTCGTCGATCCCGCCCCGGGGCCGGTGCTCGCAAATTACGGCGTCGACGGGCTGCGGTTCCTGACGCCCGTCTATCCCGGCGATGCGCTTCAGGTCCGGCTCACCTGCAAGGAGATCAGTCCGCGAATAAACTCCGACTACGGGGAGGTGCGATGGGACTGCCGCGTCACCAACCAGACTGGCGCAACCGTCGCCCAATATGATGTATTGACGATGGTGGCGAAGACCGGAAGCGGGGAAGAATGA
- the paaE gene encoding 1,2-phenylacetyl-CoA epoxidase subunit PaaE produces MARFYPLQITEVRRDTRDAVVVTLEPREEDRAAFDFTQGQYLTFRRLFGGEELRRSYSICAGLDEGALKVGIKRVDDGCFSSWANEELEPGDTLEAMPPMGAFFTPIEPEAAKHYLGFAGGSGITPVLSLIKTVLAREPRSAFTLVYANRHFSSIMFREELDDLKNLYLGRLSVLHVLESEAQEIDLFSGRLDREKCTALFRSWIDVTSADTAFICGPEPMMLGVAAALRAHGLGDDRIKFELFAASQPGRARRKVETAAGADSRARCEATVTLDGATRSFTFPKEGMSLLEAALENRMDAPFACKAGVCSSCRAKVLEGEVEMESNNALEDYEVEQGYVLTCQSYPLSDRIVVSYDQ; encoded by the coding sequence ATGGCACGTTTTTATCCTCTTCAGATCACCGAAGTCCGGCGCGATACGCGCGATGCCGTGGTGGTGACGCTCGAGCCGCGCGAGGAGGACCGCGCCGCCTTCGATTTCACGCAAGGGCAATATCTGACGTTCCGCCGCCTCTTCGGCGGCGAGGAGCTGCGCCGTTCGTATTCGATCTGCGCCGGTCTTGACGAAGGCGCCCTGAAGGTCGGCATCAAGCGCGTCGATGACGGCTGCTTCTCCAGCTGGGCAAATGAGGAGCTCGAGCCCGGAGACACGCTGGAAGCCATGCCGCCGATGGGCGCCTTCTTTACGCCTATCGAGCCGGAGGCCGCCAAACACTATCTCGGCTTTGCAGGCGGCAGCGGCATCACGCCGGTGCTCTCGCTCATAAAGACGGTGCTCGCGCGCGAGCCGCGGTCCGCGTTCACGCTTGTCTACGCCAACCGCCACTTCAGCTCGATCATGTTCCGCGAGGAACTGGACGACCTCAAGAATCTCTATCTGGGGCGGCTTTCCGTTCTGCACGTCCTCGAGAGCGAAGCCCAGGAGATCGACCTGTTCAGCGGGCGGCTCGATCGGGAAAAATGCACTGCCCTCTTCCGGAGCTGGATCGACGTAACGTCGGCCGATACCGCCTTCATCTGCGGGCCGGAACCGATGATGCTTGGCGTTGCCGCAGCACTTCGCGCGCATGGCCTTGGCGACGACCGGATCAAGTTCGAGCTGTTCGCCGCCTCCCAGCCCGGCCGCGCCCGGCGCAAGGTCGAAACCGCCGCCGGCGCCGACAGCCGGGCGCGCTGCGAGGCGACCGTCACACTCGACGGCGCCACGCGCAGCTTCACATTTCCGAAAGAGGGGATGAGCCTCCTCGAAGCGGCGCTCGAAAACAGGATGGACGCGCCATTCGCCTGCAAGGCGGGGGTCTGCTCCTCGTGCCGCGCCAAGGTGCTGGAAGGCGAGGTGGAGATGGAGAGCAACAATGCGCTCGAGGACTACGAGGTGGAGCAGGGCTATGTGCTGACCTGCCAATCCTATCCGCTCAGCGACCGGATCGTCGTCAGCTACGATCAGTGA
- the paaD gene encoding 1,2-phenylacetyl-CoA epoxidase subunit PaaD translates to MATAIRPSIADVWHWLSQVPDPEIPVISVTDLGIVRNVDWDGETLVVTVTPTYSGCPATAVINLDIERRLKENGIESVRLERQLSPAWTTDWISAEGREKLESYGIAAPVDGSGAEGRLLKRIEGLSGGAALTVSCPRCGSARTDKVSQFGSTPCKASYRCRDCLEPFDYFKCI, encoded by the coding sequence ATGGCAACGGCGATACGCCCCTCGATCGCGGATGTATGGCATTGGCTCTCGCAAGTGCCGGATCCGGAAATTCCGGTCATCTCCGTGACCGACCTCGGCATCGTCCGCAACGTCGACTGGGATGGCGAAACGCTGGTGGTGACGGTGACGCCGACCTATTCGGGCTGTCCCGCCACGGCGGTCATCAACCTCGATATCGAGCGGCGGCTCAAGGAGAACGGCATCGAGAGTGTCAGGCTCGAACGCCAGCTCTCGCCCGCCTGGACCACCGACTGGATTAGCGCCGAGGGCCGCGAAAAGCTTGAAAGCTATGGCATTGCGGCCCCCGTCGACGGCAGCGGGGCGGAGGGCAGGCTGTTGAAACGGATCGAAGGCCTCTCGGGCGGTGCGGCGCTGACGGTCTCCTGTCCGCGCTGTGGCTCCGCCCGGACCGATAAGGTCAGCCAGTTCGGATCGACGCCCTGCAAAGCGAGCTATCGCTGCCGGGACTGTCTGGAGCCCTTCGATTATTTCAAATGCATCTGA
- the paaC gene encoding 1,2-phenylacetyl-CoA epoxidase subunit PaaC: MVQATAMQAVVDRAALFDFLLGMGDNALILGHRLSEWCGHAPALEEDIALANTALDLIGQTQLWLGFAGEVEGKGRSADDLAYLRDARDFRNLLLTERPNGDYGGTLMRQFLFDAWHYLALKGLRSSCEPRIAAIAEKASKEVAYHLERSRDLVIRLGDGTAESHARMQEALVDIWPYTGEMFVSEAHDLVLAAAGVAPEPESLKAEWHALAAETLRAATLEKPEDRYMHKGGKRGLHTEHLGYVLAEMQFLQRAYPGASW; encoded by the coding sequence ATGGTTCAGGCAACCGCGATGCAGGCGGTCGTCGACAGGGCCGCTCTTTTCGATTTCCTGCTCGGCATGGGCGACAATGCGTTGATCCTCGGCCATCGTCTTTCGGAATGGTGCGGCCACGCCCCGGCTCTCGAAGAGGACATCGCGCTCGCCAACACGGCACTCGACCTCATCGGCCAGACGCAGCTCTGGCTCGGCTTTGCAGGCGAGGTCGAAGGAAAGGGCCGCAGCGCGGACGATCTTGCCTATCTCCGCGACGCGCGCGACTTCCGCAACCTGCTGCTCACCGAGCGGCCGAACGGCGATTACGGCGGGACGCTGATGCGTCAGTTTCTGTTCGATGCATGGCACTATCTCGCGCTGAAAGGCCTTCGCAGCTCCTGCGAGCCGCGCATCGCCGCGATCGCCGAGAAGGCGTCGAAGGAGGTGGCCTACCATCTCGAACGGAGCCGCGATCTCGTGATCCGCCTCGGTGACGGAACGGCGGAAAGCCACGCCCGTATGCAGGAGGCGCTGGTCGATATCTGGCCCTATACCGGCGAGATGTTCGTGAGCGAGGCGCACGACCTCGTCCTTGCGGCTGCCGGCGTCGCGCCGGAGCCGGAGAGCTTGAAGGCCGAATGGCATGCGCTGGCCGCTGAGACACTTCGCGCGGCGACGCTCGAAAAACCGGAGGACCGCTATATGCACAAGGGCGGCAAGCGCGGCCTCCATACGGAGCATCTCGGCTATGTGCTCGCCGAGATGCAGTTCCTGCAGCGCGCCTATCCCGGCGCCAGCTGGTAG